A region from the Sutcliffiella horikoshii genome encodes:
- the uvsE gene encoding UV DNA damage repair endonuclease UvsE: protein MTIVKLGYVAMSVQLTNASPSKTMTFAQFSKLKDREAAIAKLERISIENLENCLRLLKHNVANDIRFFRFSSKLIPLANHEEVKDWKFMRPLKEILSQIGDYIEENPMRVDFHPDHFVLLNSKKKEIINQTIKTLSMHRSLLKGMRVPTQHRCVLHIGGGYDDRELALEQFIHNFALVPQPIQEMLILENDDTTFHLRDALYVCEKLNVPLVFDYHHHLAHFEEEAEGWVQDWERVVQTWEHSPLPVKMHISSPRDEKNFRAHADYVDPKMFMDFLQGIKGSVPEINCMIEAKKKDEALFQLMEEMKSYPEIEIIDGASFKIK from the coding sequence ATGACCATCGTAAAACTCGGCTACGTCGCCATGAGCGTGCAGCTTACTAACGCTTCCCCGTCCAAAACGATGACCTTTGCCCAGTTCAGTAAACTTAAGGACCGGGAAGCGGCAATCGCAAAGCTTGAACGCATATCGATTGAAAACCTGGAAAATTGCCTGCGTCTCCTCAAGCACAATGTCGCTAATGATATTCGTTTTTTCCGGTTCAGCTCCAAACTGATTCCGCTCGCAAACCATGAAGAGGTGAAAGACTGGAAGTTCATGCGGCCTCTTAAAGAAATCCTGTCCCAAATCGGTGACTATATCGAAGAGAACCCGATGCGTGTAGACTTTCACCCGGATCATTTTGTGCTGCTCAATTCTAAGAAAAAGGAAATCATCAACCAGACCATCAAGACGCTCAGTATGCATCGCTCTCTTTTAAAAGGAATGAGGGTTCCCACCCAGCACCGTTGTGTTCTGCATATAGGTGGGGGCTATGATGACAGGGAGTTGGCACTGGAGCAATTTATCCATAACTTTGCGCTTGTTCCGCAGCCAATTCAGGAAATGCTGATTCTTGAAAATGATGATACGACATTCCACTTGCGGGATGCTTTATATGTTTGTGAAAAACTCAATGTACCGCTCGTTTTTGATTACCATCATCACCTTGCGCATTTTGAGGAGGAAGCAGAAGGATGGGTGCAGGATTGGGAGAGGGTAGTGCAAACGTGGGAGCATTCACCGCTGCCTGTGAAAATGCATATTTCAAGCCCGAGGGACGAGAAGAACTTCCGTGCCCATGCCGATTATGTGGACCCTAAAATGTTTATGGATTTCCTCCAAGGCATCAAAGGAAGTGTGCCGGAAATCAATTGTATGATTGAGGCGAAGAAAAAGGATGAGGCACTTTTTCAGCTTATGGAAGAGATGAAAAGTTATCCTGAAATAGAGATAATTGATGGGGCGTCCTTCAAAATTAAATAG
- a CDS encoding D-alanine--D-alanine ligase yields MKTKLHLLYGGKSAEHQVSLQTALAVTKALNTDKFEVYPLYITESGEWKRGGLLNGPAESVHQLKLEEGGTTIAPLALTNEEDTEETQTVVFPLLHGPNGEDGTVQGMLELLNLPYVGNGVLASSAGMDKVIMKNLFDQAGLPQVGYVHFLRSEWEKAADATYEKVESELGYPCFVKPANLGSSVGISKAKNREELETAFREAFDYDRKIIVEQGLEGAREIEIGVLGNDEPECSVIGEIAPKTEFYDYKAKYEDGDTAMIIPAEISDEVYEQVRAMAITAFKAIDGAGLVRADFFLTKEGKLYINEVNTMPGFTPFSMFPLLWQHTDVSYPELIEKLVGYAQQRHAEKQKIKHTF; encoded by the coding sequence ATGAAAACAAAATTGCATTTATTATACGGCGGGAAATCAGCGGAGCATCAAGTTTCCTTACAAACAGCATTGGCTGTGACAAAGGCTTTAAATACAGATAAATTTGAAGTATATCCGTTATACATAACGGAATCAGGCGAATGGAAGCGGGGCGGCTTGTTGAACGGGCCAGCAGAGAGCGTACACCAATTAAAGCTGGAAGAGGGCGGCACAACCATCGCACCTCTAGCATTGACTAACGAAGAAGATACGGAAGAGACTCAAACAGTCGTGTTCCCTCTATTACATGGACCGAATGGAGAGGACGGAACAGTTCAAGGAATGTTGGAACTTTTAAACCTTCCTTATGTAGGAAATGGTGTGTTGGCATCATCTGCTGGAATGGATAAAGTTATCATGAAAAACCTTTTCGACCAAGCAGGACTGCCACAAGTGGGCTATGTACACTTCCTTCGTTCTGAATGGGAAAAGGCTGCAGATGCAACATATGAAAAAGTAGAATCTGAGCTTGGGTATCCATGCTTTGTTAAGCCTGCAAACTTAGGATCAAGTGTTGGGATCAGTAAAGCGAAAAACCGCGAAGAACTGGAAACAGCTTTCCGTGAAGCGTTCGACTATGATCGCAAAATCATTGTGGAGCAAGGCCTGGAAGGTGCCCGTGAAATCGAGATTGGCGTACTTGGTAACGATGAGCCGGAATGCTCTGTGATTGGAGAAATTGCTCCTAAGACCGAATTTTATGATTACAAAGCAAAGTATGAAGATGGCGATACGGCCATGATCATTCCTGCGGAGATCAGTGATGAGGTTTATGAGCAAGTAAGAGCAATGGCGATCACTGCTTTTAAAGCAATCGATGGAGCAGGCCTTGTGCGCGCAGACTTCTTTTTAACAAAAGAGGGTAAACTGTATATTAACGAAGTCAACACGATGCCTGGTTTCACTCCGTTCAGCATGTTCCCATTATTATGGCAGCATACTGATGTGTCCTACCCAGAACTAATCGAAAAACTAGTAGGATACGCACAACAACGCCACGCAGAAAAACAAAAAATTAAGCATACATTTTAA
- a CDS encoding PH domain-containing protein, producing MRPEPKQMIDRKALSVWRISAALNSIFYVLLFVGFWFIQRSFEFPWWTLLIAGVLFVLIFIFTVIIFPSMQWKRWRFEVHEHEIDLQHGIFIKKRTLVPMVRVQHVDTRQGPILKKFHLSTVLISTAATIHEIPALDEEQADQVRDYISRLARVTEDDV from the coding sequence ATGAGGCCGGAGCCTAAACAGATGATAGATAGAAAAGCGTTGTCGGTATGGAGGATCTCCGCCGCACTGAATTCCATATTTTACGTCCTGCTTTTTGTAGGATTTTGGTTTATACAACGTTCCTTCGAATTCCCTTGGTGGACACTGCTAATTGCGGGGGTTCTTTTTGTACTGATTTTCATATTTACCGTCATTATTTTTCCGTCGATGCAGTGGAAGCGCTGGCGTTTTGAAGTGCATGAACATGAAATTGACTTGCAGCATGGCATTTTTATAAAAAAGAGAACGTTGGTGCCGATGGTTCGTGTGCAGCACGTTGATACGCGTCAGGGGCCAATTTTGAAAAAATTCCACCTCTCCACGGTACTGATTTCAACCGCGGCAACCATTCATGAAATACCGGCTCTCGATGAAGAGCAGGCAGATCAAGTCAGGGATTACATATCAAGGCTTGCGAGGGTGACAGAAGATGATGTCTGA
- a CDS encoding UDP-N-acetylmuramoyl-tripeptide--D-alanyl-D-alanine ligase, whose protein sequence is MIKRTLKEIQEMAQGQPISSEYRDIVVEGVSKDTREDMSGKLYIPIIGENFNGHAFVRDAIEKKGAVASFWQKDQPEPPADLNLIFVDDTIEALQHLASSYRNEIGMKVVGITGSNGKTTTKDMVTSVLETTFRVHKTAGNYNNHIGLPLTILSMKEDTEVAVLEMGMSGRGEIELLSNIAKPDAAVITNIGESHMQDLGSREGIAEAKLEIAAGLKQDGKLIINGDEPLLTDRVGGKTNVIPFGLKANNDYQAKDIMLKGRGTHFIIEETEYFIPVLGAHNVTNALAAIIVGELFGVSEENRKKGLEQLVITGMRNEVVETSGGWTVINDAYNASPTSMRAALDLLGSLDGYGKKIAVLGDMLELGDMEKTFHHEIGQYVKEKNVDYVFTFGALGMEIAKGAQEVMESSRVKPFMNKQELTRELLPLLESGDVVMVKGSRGMKLEEVIEGIK, encoded by the coding sequence ATGATTAAAAGAACACTTAAAGAAATACAAGAAATGGCGCAAGGCCAGCCGATCTCTTCCGAATACAGAGACATCGTAGTAGAGGGCGTTTCAAAAGATACACGTGAAGACATGAGCGGGAAATTGTACATACCGATTATCGGAGAGAATTTTAACGGCCATGCATTCGTCCGCGACGCAATCGAGAAAAAAGGTGCTGTGGCATCCTTCTGGCAAAAAGATCAACCAGAACCACCAGCAGACCTAAACCTGATATTTGTGGATGACACCATCGAAGCATTGCAGCACCTTGCAAGCAGTTATCGGAATGAAATCGGTATGAAAGTTGTGGGGATCACCGGAAGTAACGGCAAAACCACCACAAAAGATATGGTCACTTCTGTTTTGGAAACAACATTCCGCGTGCATAAGACGGCTGGAAACTACAACAACCATATTGGCTTGCCGCTAACGATTCTTTCTATGAAGGAGGATACGGAAGTAGCAGTGTTGGAAATGGGGATGAGTGGCCGCGGAGAAATCGAATTGCTTTCTAACATTGCGAAGCCTGACGCTGCCGTTATCACAAATATCGGGGAGTCTCATATGCAGGACCTTGGTTCTCGTGAAGGGATCGCGGAAGCTAAACTTGAGATTGCTGCCGGCCTTAAGCAAGATGGCAAGCTAATCATCAATGGAGATGAGCCGCTTTTGACAGACAGAGTTGGAGGCAAGACCAACGTTATTCCGTTTGGTTTGAAGGCTAACAATGACTATCAGGCAAAGGACATTATGTTAAAAGGCAGAGGCACTCATTTTATAATAGAAGAAACAGAGTACTTCATCCCGGTACTTGGTGCCCACAATGTGACAAATGCCCTTGCTGCCATCATCGTCGGAGAGCTTTTCGGTGTGTCTGAGGAAAATAGGAAAAAAGGCTTGGAGCAACTTGTCATCACTGGTATGAGGAATGAAGTGGTGGAGACTTCCGGCGGCTGGACGGTCATTAATGATGCCTACAACGCAAGTCCTACTTCCATGAGAGCAGCACTGGATTTGTTGGGCAGCCTCGACGGATACGGGAAAAAGATTGCCGTGCTTGGTGATATGCTGGAACTCGGTGACATGGAAAAGACTTTTCACCATGAAATTGGGCAATATGTAAAAGAAAAGAATGTGGATTATGTCTTCACTTTCGGTGCCCTCGGCATGGAGATCGCAAAAGGTGCCCAAGAAGTGATGGAATCTTCTCGTGTTAAACCGTTCATGAACAAGCAAGAGTTAACCCGCGAACTGCTGCCGCTTTTAGAATCCGGTGATGTGGTGATGGTAAAAGGATCACGGGGCATGAAATTAGAAGAAGTTATTGAAGGTATCAAGTAA
- a CDS encoding rhomboid family intramembrane serine protease — MFVRTENFRTFRRLYPIITTIVAIHLILWLVVQFSPTLLNLTIGFNLFIWQGEWWRLITPIFLHASLTHFLFNSLSLVLFGPAVERMLGKAKFITFYLLGGILVNVATLLLKPDIYSHLGASGAIFAIFGLYFYMVFLRPDLLDRANSQVILTILGVGLVMTFLNSNINVIAHLFGFFAGTVLAPFFLGRGPATSPRSLRAIFPNIGRPSAPRSGKQNIFWIVLGALVLFGILSRFM; from the coding sequence ATGTTCGTCCGAACGGAAAACTTTCGTACTTTTAGAAGATTATATCCTATTATTACCACAATTGTTGCCATCCACCTTATACTTTGGCTGGTTGTACAATTTTCTCCAACGCTCTTAAACCTTACCATCGGATTCAACCTGTTTATATGGCAAGGAGAGTGGTGGCGGCTGATTACCCCTATTTTCCTACATGCCAGTCTGACTCACTTCTTATTTAACTCCCTATCGCTCGTCCTGTTCGGACCTGCCGTAGAGCGGATGCTGGGAAAAGCGAAATTTATTACCTTCTATTTGCTAGGTGGAATTCTAGTCAACGTTGCCACCTTACTATTAAAACCTGACATATACAGTCATCTTGGGGCTTCGGGTGCCATTTTTGCGATTTTCGGCCTCTATTTTTATATGGTGTTCTTACGACCAGACCTATTGGATAGAGCAAATTCACAAGTTATCTTGACCATTTTAGGAGTCGGGCTTGTGATGACCTTCTTGAACTCCAATATCAATGTTATCGCGCACTTATTCGGATTCTTTGCCGGTACCGTGTTAGCACCCTTCTTCCTTGGAAGAGGGCCTGCGACATCACCTAGATCCTTGCGCGCCATATTCCCGAATATCGGCAGACCGAGTGCACCACGGAGCGGAAAGCAAAATATTTTTTGGATCGTCTTAGGCGCATTAGTGCTTTTCGGCATTCTTTCAAGATTTATGTAA
- a CDS encoding beta-propeller domain-containing protein, whose amino-acid sequence MKKKVIIFSSIIVSLAVIFTFIYQSREPFAVNGTGNPYSEKDTQTVLSDKKWLLTFTKEFKQGSIKENESIYVTDKDGKKVETVLEVNEDFVALSPPEGGYDPSKGPYELHISGEIESVDGKTLGKQKKIKFTAMKQLPTVTSNKELNSLFTALLEQMKQEREESKQFFSFGRSGDESTSSSEDSDGAANADMAAESESSGGSDGHSETNVQVQGVDEADIVKTDGDFIYQTTDQKLKITKAEPVKEMTVLTELRYKDFNPYQLFLDGNQLVVIGHYWDEKMVYDGYGYKGSEGDMIMPMHEATKAIIYDITDRSNPTVQKTVTLEGGYVSSRKIENHVYLITNKYADFWMLEEHPEADLRPRVSDTQGEEEGEMEGVPYEDIRYFPDSTEDNFMTIASINLNQPQEDASITTYVGSGNQIYMSKENLYVAVPNYGYGPNWANNESTEVYKFAVDGTSVEFRANGAIPGHLLNQFSMDEYKGHFRVAATKGQAWDENSPSSNHLFILDESMNVVSSVEDLARGERIYSVRFMQDKAYVVTFKEVDPLFVFDLSNPAEPKVLGELKIPGFSNYLHPYDENHLIGFGYDTKLEKDQWGTRVMTNGVKISLFDVSDPTNPLEKHTEIIGGQSTHSPLNHDHKALLFNKDKDVFAFPITKYKENQKDGSYRLDFEGAMVYGIDPEKGFTLHTKISHQPENTLYEDWENMVQRILYIDDHLYTVTPKEVKATKITW is encoded by the coding sequence ATGAAAAAAAAGGTAATTATCTTTTCTTCTATTATAGTAAGCCTGGCCGTCATCTTTACGTTCATCTATCAATCAAGAGAACCTTTTGCGGTCAATGGCACCGGCAATCCCTACTCCGAAAAAGACACTCAAACCGTACTCTCAGATAAAAAATGGTTGCTGACTTTTACAAAAGAGTTCAAGCAGGGAAGCATCAAGGAAAATGAGTCGATCTATGTGACGGATAAGGACGGCAAGAAGGTGGAGACCGTCTTAGAAGTTAACGAAGACTTTGTCGCGCTATCTCCCCCAGAAGGTGGGTATGATCCAAGTAAAGGACCGTATGAGCTTCACATCAGCGGAGAAATTGAATCGGTGGATGGCAAAACGCTAGGAAAACAAAAGAAAATAAAATTCACTGCTATGAAACAATTACCGACGGTTACTTCCAACAAAGAGCTCAACTCATTGTTTACCGCACTTCTCGAACAAATGAAGCAAGAGCGGGAAGAAAGTAAACAGTTTTTTAGCTTTGGTAGGAGCGGAGATGAATCAACATCATCTTCTGAGGATAGCGACGGAGCTGCAAATGCCGATATGGCCGCTGAAAGTGAATCTAGCGGTGGTTCAGACGGCCACTCCGAAACGAATGTTCAGGTTCAAGGAGTGGATGAAGCGGATATTGTCAAAACAGATGGCGACTTTATCTACCAAACAACCGACCAAAAGTTGAAGATTACAAAGGCGGAACCTGTAAAAGAAATGACCGTTCTGACAGAGCTCCGATATAAAGACTTTAATCCCTACCAACTGTTTTTGGATGGCAACCAGTTAGTGGTCATCGGTCATTATTGGGATGAAAAGATGGTGTATGACGGGTATGGATATAAGGGTAGTGAAGGCGATATGATCATGCCGATGCATGAGGCAACGAAAGCTATCATCTATGATATTACAGACCGATCAAACCCAACAGTCCAAAAAACAGTAACCCTAGAAGGGGGTTATGTTTCCAGCAGGAAGATTGAAAACCATGTTTACTTGATTACGAACAAGTATGCAGACTTTTGGATGCTTGAGGAGCACCCTGAGGCAGATTTGAGACCGCGGGTATCCGATACACAGGGGGAGGAAGAAGGAGAAATGGAGGGGGTTCCATATGAGGATATCCGTTATTTCCCTGATTCCACAGAAGATAATTTTATGACCATAGCCTCCATCAATTTGAACCAACCACAAGAGGATGCGTCCATTACAACCTATGTCGGCAGTGGAAATCAGATTTATATGTCAAAAGAAAACCTGTATGTCGCGGTGCCGAACTATGGGTATGGGCCGAACTGGGCGAATAATGAAAGTACGGAAGTTTATAAATTTGCCGTCGATGGCACGAGTGTGGAATTCCGGGCCAATGGAGCCATCCCGGGTCATCTTTTAAACCAATTTTCCATGGATGAATATAAAGGACATTTCCGAGTGGCAGCAACCAAAGGGCAGGCATGGGATGAAAACTCGCCGTCAAGCAACCACCTCTTTATTTTGGATGAAAGTATGAATGTGGTCAGCAGCGTAGAGGACCTGGCAAGGGGCGAGCGTATCTATTCTGTCCGCTTCATGCAGGATAAAGCATATGTGGTGACGTTTAAGGAAGTAGATCCGCTTTTCGTCTTTGACCTGAGTAACCCTGCTGAGCCAAAAGTGCTTGGTGAGTTAAAAATACCTGGATTCAGTAATTACTTGCACCCTTATGATGAAAATCATCTAATTGGTTTTGGGTATGATACGAAGTTGGAAAAAGATCAGTGGGGAACAAGAGTGATGACAAACGGAGTGAAAATATCCTTGTTTGATGTGAGTGACCCGACAAATCCTCTGGAAAAACATACAGAGATTATCGGCGGGCAATCTACCCATTCCCCATTAAATCACGATCATAAAGCACTTCTTTTCAATAAAGATAAGGATGTTTTTGCATTTCCAATTACCAAGTATAAAGAAAACCAAAAGGATGGTAGCTACCGTCTCGATTTTGAAGGGGCGATGGTATATGGGATCGACCCGGAAAAAGGATTCACCTTGCACACCAAAATATCGCATCAGCCAGAAAATACCCTATACGAGGACTGGGAGAACATGGTCCAACGTATTCTCTACATCGATGACCACCTTTACACGGTTACACCAAAAGAAGTAAAGGCGACAAAAATTACATGGTAG
- the acpS gene encoding holo-ACP synthase: MIIGTGIDIVELARIEKLMNRQPNFVNRILTPLEKERFLSLSEKRKVEFLAGRFAAKEAFSKAKGTGIGKDLSFQDMTIVSTEKGKPYFSEPEMTDGNVHLSISHSEKYAIAQVIIESLSS; the protein is encoded by the coding sequence ATGATTATCGGAACTGGAATCGACATTGTGGAGCTTGCCCGCATCGAGAAATTGATGAACCGCCAGCCTAACTTTGTGAATCGTATCCTCACACCGCTAGAAAAGGAGAGGTTCTTATCATTAAGTGAAAAACGAAAAGTAGAGTTCCTCGCAGGTCGTTTTGCTGCAAAGGAGGCCTTTTCCAAAGCGAAAGGAACCGGAATAGGGAAGGATCTCAGTTTTCAGGACATGACTATTGTTTCCACAGAAAAAGGGAAACCGTACTTTTCCGAGCCTGAAATGACAGACGGTAATGTCCATTTGTCCATATCCCACAGTGAGAAGTATGCCATCGCGCAAGTAATTATCGAAAGCTTGTCAAGCTAG
- a CDS encoding DEAD/DEAH box helicase: MALFKELGLSEDIMKSIDRMGFEEATPIQSETIPVALTGKDVIGQAQTGTGKTIAFGLPLLENVDVTNDSIQGIVIAPTRELAIQVAEEIYKASYHKRARVLSVFGGQDISRQIRSLKKNPHIVVGTPGRLLDHINRKTLRLQNVNTVVLDEADEMLNMGFIEDIEKILAETPEKKQTLLFSATMPAPIRAIAERFMSEPVNVKVQAKELTISNIQQFYVEVPEKKKFDTLTRLLDIQSPELAIIFGRTKRRVDELSDALNVRGYSAEGIHGDLSQAKRMSVLRKFKEGSIDVLVATDVAARGLDISGVTHVYNFDIPQDPESYVHRIGRTGRAGKSGLAITFVSPREVSYLHHVERVTKRKMDKLKAPTLDEALEGQQKMSMEKLTQAVEAKNLGFYRNAAEQLLEEHDAITLVSAALKLFTKEPDETPIRLTEEAPMHSRRGGGGGGGRGGDRNRGGGKSGDRKGGWNKRSDSRGGKPGGGSGSRDANAKRQGYKRSSRKERV, translated from the coding sequence TTGGCGTTATTTAAAGAATTAGGTTTATCAGAAGATATCATGAAGTCTATCGACAGAATGGGGTTTGAAGAAGCTACCCCTATCCAATCGGAAACGATTCCTGTAGCATTAACTGGTAAAGATGTTATCGGTCAAGCTCAAACAGGTACAGGTAAAACGATTGCATTCGGTCTTCCATTGCTTGAAAATGTAGATGTGACAAACGACTCCATTCAAGGTATCGTTATCGCACCGACTCGTGAATTAGCTATCCAGGTTGCTGAAGAAATTTATAAAGCTTCTTACCATAAACGTGCTCGTGTTCTTTCCGTATTTGGAGGACAGGACATCAGCAGACAGATTCGTTCATTGAAAAAGAACCCTCACATCGTAGTTGGTACTCCAGGTCGTTTACTTGACCATATCAACCGTAAGACTCTTCGTCTTCAGAATGTGAACACGGTTGTTCTTGATGAGGCAGATGAAATGCTGAACATGGGATTCATCGAGGATATCGAAAAAATCCTTGCTGAAACACCAGAAAAGAAACAAACATTACTTTTCTCTGCTACAATGCCTGCACCAATCCGTGCAATCGCTGAGCGTTTCATGAGCGAGCCTGTAAATGTAAAGGTACAAGCGAAAGAACTAACAATATCCAACATCCAACAATTCTACGTGGAAGTTCCGGAAAAGAAGAAGTTTGACACATTGACTCGTCTTCTTGACATTCAATCTCCAGAGCTTGCTATCATCTTCGGCCGTACAAAGCGCCGTGTAGATGAGCTATCTGACGCATTGAACGTGCGCGGATACTCTGCAGAGGGAATTCACGGTGACCTTTCTCAAGCGAAGCGTATGAGCGTACTTCGCAAGTTTAAAGAAGGTTCCATCGATGTACTTGTTGCAACAGACGTAGCAGCTCGTGGACTTGACATCTCTGGTGTAACACACGTTTACAACTTCGACATCCCACAAGATCCTGAAAGCTATGTTCACCGTATTGGACGTACAGGTCGTGCTGGTAAGAGCGGATTGGCGATCACATTCGTTAGCCCTCGTGAAGTTAGCTACTTGCACCATGTAGAACGCGTAACAAAACGTAAAATGGATAAATTGAAGGCACCAACTCTAGACGAAGCACTAGAAGGCCAACAAAAAATGTCCATGGAAAAATTAACGCAAGCTGTTGAAGCGAAAAACCTTGGTTTCTACCGCAATGCAGCGGAACAATTATTAGAAGAGCACGATGCAATAACACTTGTATCTGCAGCTCTAAAATTGTTCACTAAAGAGCCGGACGAAACTCCAATCCGTCTTACGGAAGAAGCACCAATGCACTCAAGAAGAGGCGGCGGCGGTGGTGGTGGCCGTGGCGGCGACCGTAACCGTGGTGGCGGAAAGAGCGGCGACCGTAAAGGCGGCTGGAACAAACGCTCCGATAGCCGTGGCGGCAAGCCAGGCGGCGGTTCTGGTTCAAGAGACGCAAACGCTAAGCGCCAAGGCTACAAACGTTCTTCTCGTAAAGAGCGCGTATAA
- a CDS encoding PH domain-containing protein, which yields MMSEKKRMHPAAIVVAFFKQLRELLFPIIIFVFFGSSSGEGFFGIIYIAVMVLWFAGLIAIGVISWYRFYYWIEDGELRMEYGVFVKKRRFIPQERIQTLDTSEGIIQRIFGLVKVQIETAGGGTEAEASLTAVTKDEASRLREALLYYKNKAEALGENLEVYGPKLPIQQEPNEEPVEKPTYKASWKTLFIVGTTSGGIGVVLSAVIAFTSQFDQIVPYEDIIDRFGMVLQTSVYFIASIVFVVLFMSWLISIVMTMFKYGNFTVTKQNDELQISRGIIEKRQLTISLKKIQAIRISQNILRQPFGYATVYVESAGSSGGKESDFSTILFPLLKVSEVEAHLKEFVPSYLLTQEVHGLPKRSVIRYLIRLMVPAALLSIPIAYFFQPYGYLAFLSVAVAGLLGYSQYKAAGWAMENEQLQLSYRHLSKNTVLVRKKRIQSFELRESFFQGKRKLFTIKAAIKTGLGGKNFQVVDVEQQDGEQIYEWYSYEKKQGDVM from the coding sequence ATGATGTCTGAGAAAAAGAGGATGCATCCTGCCGCCATCGTTGTAGCTTTTTTCAAACAACTGCGTGAGCTTTTGTTTCCGATTATTATTTTCGTATTCTTTGGAAGTAGTTCGGGGGAAGGTTTTTTCGGGATTATTTACATAGCTGTAATGGTCTTGTGGTTTGCAGGATTAATCGCAATCGGTGTGATCTCTTGGTATCGATTTTACTATTGGATAGAAGACGGTGAGCTGCGCATGGAATACGGTGTTTTCGTGAAAAAACGCCGGTTCATCCCGCAAGAAAGAATTCAAACCTTGGATACTTCGGAAGGAATTATCCAGCGGATCTTTGGTTTGGTGAAGGTGCAAATCGAAACAGCTGGTGGCGGAACGGAAGCGGAAGCAAGTTTGACGGCTGTTACAAAGGATGAGGCAAGCAGGCTGAGGGAAGCTTTATTGTATTACAAAAATAAAGCGGAAGCGCTGGGAGAAAACTTAGAGGTCTATGGACCGAAGCTGCCGATTCAGCAGGAACCAAACGAGGAGCCTGTAGAAAAGCCAACATATAAAGCATCTTGGAAGACACTTTTTATTGTGGGAACAACTTCCGGAGGGATCGGTGTAGTGCTGTCAGCGGTTATCGCGTTCACATCACAATTCGATCAAATTGTCCCATATGAGGATATCATCGACCGTTTCGGGATGGTCTTGCAGACAAGTGTGTATTTCATTGCCTCAATCGTTTTTGTTGTATTGTTTATGTCGTGGCTCATCTCTATTGTGATGACCATGTTTAAATACGGGAATTTCACTGTCACCAAACAAAATGATGAACTTCAGATTTCGAGAGGGATCATCGAAAAGCGGCAATTGACGATTTCCTTGAAAAAAATACAAGCAATTAGAATTTCACAAAATATCCTAAGACAACCTTTCGGATATGCGACCGTTTATGTGGAGAGTGCAGGGAGCTCGGGAGGAAAAGAGTCTGATTTTTCCACGATCCTTTTTCCGTTGTTGAAGGTTTCCGAAGTGGAAGCTCATTTGAAGGAGTTTGTCCCGTCCTACCTTCTTACACAAGAGGTTCACGGTCTTCCGAAGAGGTCGGTGATTCGATATCTTATCCGCTTAATGGTACCGGCAGCGCTGCTGTCCATTCCGATCGCCTATTTCTTTCAACCGTATGGATATCTTGCCTTTTTGTCGGTGGCGGTTGCCGGATTGCTAGGTTACAGCCAATATAAGGCTGCGGGTTGGGCGATGGAAAATGAGCAGCTTCAACTTTCTTATCGCCATTTAAGTAAAAACACTGTCCTTGTCCGGAAAAAAAGAATTCAATCTTTTGAGCTGCGGGAGTCTTTTTTTCAGGGAAAAAGAAAGCTTTTTACGATCAAAGCTGCCATTAAAACCGGTCTTGGAGGGAAGAATTTTCAAGTGGTGGATGTGGAGCAGCAAGACGGCGAACAGATTTACGAGTGGTATTCTTATGAAAAAAAGCAAGGGGATGTCATGTGA